Within Anopheles nili chromosome 3, idAnoNiliSN_F5_01, whole genome shotgun sequence, the genomic segment TCTCCACCGGTCGGATGATGAGCAACGGAATCTCGCCGTTTGACCGCTTTGGCTTCCGGATCAGTGTCTTCTTGTACTCGGTCATGCTTGGGCTGGCCATGCTATCCGCAGGGTGCTTTGAGGTCATCGGGCCCAATGACGGCGAACCCGCCATCGTCGGTTTCTTCAGCTTATCCTCGGCCAGGACGAGCGGTGCTGAAGTGGTTGTAAAGATACGATTTAATGCGTTCAAATTTGCGTTTGGAAACTCGCCTCAAATGCATCATGCTTTGAATGATAATtgagctttctttttgttcaatttgctTTTCCGGTTAGATGATTGATCGagcgaaaataataatatcgaTCAACATTATCGATAAgacgtttttattttgggaAATTGCTTACAAGCGAGAGGAAAGCGTACTTTAATGTGGCGTTTGTAAAATGTGcagagtattttttttattagctaCAACTGACTGCTTGAAGTGAGAACTATGGTAAGACGGaccaaaaatgtaaaaatgataatgaagATGGATGAGATtacttttaaatttaattttttattcgattgaGTGCATCCTAATAGGACTTGCTAAATGTACTTTACATCAAATAATGTTATGTGTTCTGCAAAAAACCTCCATCTATTTTGACTTTTGGCTTCATTAGCAACTAATTGTGTTTATCATATTTGTATCCATAAAGAGTGAATAATTATATTCCCAACACTTTGCACAAGAGCCCAAAAGCTGTATTTAACTTTGTGTTTCCCTAATGGCCAGTCACATTTTCATTGATTGCATGAAAGCGAATTATCCAACGATCTAGCATGAGCAAACCTGTATCGAACACGCTTCACCCAATCGTGTAAAAGACATTTTCACCAATAAACGATCGAACGTTTGGCTGattggaaaagtgaaatttatctCACGCACGCATTGCGTTAATCGCGTTCGATAGCGCTATTTTTTGGCGAGGTAGAATTAATTCGATATGCCTTTTCGCCTCACCGCGAACACACCTGTTCCGACGGGCTGAGAAATTGAGCAGGGGAAAAAATCTCGCGagtggagcaacaaaaaaactaaacgaagtaatttaaaataatgagCACCGGCGTCTGCAACGTGCAACGGTTCCCCTGGTCTGACCCGCGAGACACATTTTAAATTACTTTCCACCTAACGTTCCACCTACCTGCCACGAGTAGCAACAGCCAAAAGGACCTCATGACGctggactttttttttattcacgtgCACCCTCGACGATGGTCGGAAAATCGCTGTTTTTTAAGGGAAAGTTCGCCCTTCGTTCTACTTGCGGTTGCTTcccgcgttcggttcggttgttcacacgtgaaaattaatttccactcCAACGGAATATTCGCAGGTGGCTCCGGTTTTTGCACTATTTGAATTTCGTTTCTTTGTTACTTATTTTTTCTcgaattttccacgaaaaaccTTTCGCTGTCTGCTGCACACGAGCGTTTCACCGGTGATAGTTTGATAatttcgccctttttccagcggAAACTGTTCGCACTTCACCGACAGGATTCCAATTTCCGCGTCGCGTTCGCACTTTTCCCtatttcctttccgtttcaGTCTCCTTCGAGCACTACTGCAAACTTTGAGTGTCGCGAACTCAACCTCAGGCAAagaaaatcacattaaaacaCACGAACTGAACCGTTCGCTGCACGACTTCCGGTATAACCGACGACGAAtgcgagaaggaaaactcaGCCTCCACAGGCTACTAGGATGCGGAATCAGATGAGCCTTGCCGTTCCGTTTGTATGCCGAGGGCACCGGGTACCGTCCCGGGCGAGTGCTGACCGATGAATAAACTTTTCCCGGCGGGGTgatcaaaattttgaaacattttcgCGCTTCCCTTTCCTCACCCAGCGGCCTCCAGCGATCACGCagggggatggtttttctcCGGCGCCATGCACCGCCCGAACTCAGCCCTTGGTTGTGAAAGAGAGCAACGATTCGATTCCATTTCGGTCCCGCAAACCAGCGTGCTGGGTTAGGTATTCGATCTTCGCCTTGATCGGCACTTTCTTGACACCGTTCGGTCGAAGATCGCACCGCCGCGATCGAGGTTCGTGCATTTGCTTTCGCGTTTATGATGTGTGTGCGTTAGCGGTTGCTTGTTTCATttggcgtgtgtgtatgttttttttcttcttttcgtggggtggcttttccccgTTGGCGTTCTTTCTATCGGTGATTTTCGTTGGAGCCCATTATTTGGCTACGCACGCGGGGAAATTCGATGTTCGACGGACACCTCGCCTAAGGGGGAGgagacgaaagaaagaaaaagagagatattCCACTGCAGCTGAAACAGCTAGGGTAGGCTATTAAAAACTCCAAcatcgccccccccccccccggcaaTATATCTTACTGGATTCAATTCGGACGCGTTTTGTGTCGATTTGTAGCCGCCGTGCGTGTGATAAggctttgatttatttcgaTAATTTCTGGAACAAAGCGTTTCCGCTTAGCAATTCTAATTATTCAGTGGATTTGTCTCGCTTGACGCTGGAGTTTCATGCAATAAAACGCGTTTCATCGACGTGAATGGCAATTTGATAGTTGAAAATCAATTGCTATCAGGCTAAACCAAGCTGCTTGGTTCAGTTTATaggttttgtttaaattatgtttcacCACACATAACTTTCTTTGGGTACTTGTTGTTTGATGGTGAGAAAGACAAAGTAAGAAGAATGGCTTGAAGAATCAAGAAATTATATTCTTCGTTTCTGTTGCATTATCTATCCTCATATGCgaattgataaaattaaagATTTAAACCTTTTCGAACAATGAGATGCAatattatttatgtattttgGTAGACCAATTATTATTTGGATTTAAATGTCTCAATTGTCCGTCTTTCTTTTGGTTTTCAATCCGCTAGTTTATCCGCTAGTTGGATATAAATATTCGGCGAAAAGAAATGCATCCCAGCGACCGCTGTGGCTGCTTACGGGTAACACTTTGAAAGCGATAAAATTTTTCCGGTAGCAGAAACCGCTCGAAACAGAGCAATTAATTTGACGAGAGGATGCATATGCATTCGGAAGGTGACTGGCGCCCGGTGCATAATTGGCGCGGCACACGAAGCCTTTATCGGATGAGCTGCGCTGTCACACTGACCCCGAAAAGACCTTCTTCATTTCGATGGTGCAGTCTTTCTGGGGCAGGAAGTAAATTGGAAGAAAGTAATCCCCAAATGGTCACCACGAACGGCgtcgtttgattttgtttaagCCATCCAAAATCCCAACACATCCGTACGGATACTGGCGTGAGTTTCGAATTTTAGCCAAAGCCAAGCCACATGACACGCATTGTAGTTGCATTTCGTTATgaaacttttcattttcccgcaccaccGGTGGCGCCTTCAGATGTCCGGCGGAAGAAACCGGCAGTGCGCTGCGTTTGGTGGATtttggggttttatttctgcACCTTGCTCGTCGCTCCAACTACCTGATACGTAGTCGGATACGTAGTATATCGCTCGATCGgtgtgttttccaccgcttcgAGCAGTTTTCCGTTTTAATGCTGGCGCTCGGTGCGGGTCGACGCTTTTTAAACGCGCAttaattgttttgattttcctccccgACGGAACGGTTTTAATGGGCCGATGTAGCAGAGggcaaaataattgaaatttaacaaaataaagcagcaCAACAGGAATCCATATCAACTCGACCATACCACAAGTGCGTctgcattttcccatttcttcGTGTTTCGCAGTGAGACGTCTGTGAGcacgtgtgcgtttgtgtatgtgctttttgtattcttttgtttgtttggtcgcCATTTGGACGATCGCGCAGGTGCATtatcgaaattaaatttgagGTCAGACGCGATCACTTTCTCTGCGCGCGATCATTGCGCCGGCCTGGCGGTGCCGTTATGGTTTTCCCTCACAGGCACCGAAAATCAGAGACCCTCGGACGAGGTGTAtgtgaggctttttttttctttctcgctagTTGGACAGATAAACGAGCACCTTGGCTGCATACGAGGGGATGGGAGTTAATTATGAAAAGAAATAGCTAATGGCTGAGGTGCCTTTTCACGTGCGTTtcgggggaggaaaataaaaatacgccGGATCAATAAAGCACCGGTGAAAAGCGCCGGCTCTTTACCTTAACCTTCTGTGGAATATGCCTCTCACGTAGAAGAAAGAAGCTCGTTCATTGTGACGTAGATGCGCGCATGCCATCATTCATTTCCCTACCCGGTCGCCGGTAGAAACAATTGTTACGGTattgtttatttcaattaaaacgcTGCTTTAATTAAAAGGGCAACACGTACGTTTGATCAGATTATTGCGTTCTATCTTTCTATGTAGTTTGGACAATTTCAATCTCCTGAAAACAAGTGACAGTGATTATGCTGATTTTGACAGCATTTCTAGAAATAATTGCTTCAACATTGGGATattatgatgaaaaaaatggaataaaagcACCATGTTTGTAGTATTGAAAAAAGACAACAAGATGCTTAGCAGATAGGTGCTCGTTTTCTacgtttcgatttcgaaaaTTTGAgtgaaagaagcaacaaaaaatacccaaaAATCTGGCAGTGCACTTTCACGTGAAATTAGTGTCCTAACGGCAATCGATTACTGCAATCATAATAATTATGCTCGCCTCCGGATcggttgtttccttttcaacGCATCGCTAATGCTAATGCATCCCTTCCCGAGCGATGGTCCGATAATTTGGAGCGCCGAAATAATTTCCACCGATGGCCCACTCGCTAATGATGGGCGGttcggtcttttttttcgcgagctttcattttcaacgGTAATGCACGCAGATGCACCACTTCGCGTTGGAGTTGATGTCGAAGGTTTCCACCGCTGGAAAACTCATCCCGCCCAGACACTTTCTACCGCCATGTGTGTATACGTGTGGGTGTGCACGTGTCGATGGTGCAGGGTATTTATCTCTTTTGATATTTTGCCACTTTGTTGGGCAGCTGAGCCAGTCCAATAGAATGCGGCAGGAAATTCCCAATTGCCTCTTGGCGGAAATCTAAACACTTGCCCATCGAAGGTACAGGAGAAAGGGCTTGCCCAAACACTCGACAGTGGGCTAAACGGTCGCGCATCGGTATTTATTGTGAGAGCGTGTTTTGCTGTCCCCATTTGGAGATTGGAGCTCTCGAAGTTTGTCGGGGACGTTCTCGATCGAGGGCTATCGTACGTCCCACCACTCACTAGGGGGTCTTTGGATCGATTCATTATAATAATGTGCATATGAAATCGTTGACGGCGATCGAATCGATGGTTCTGTTTCATAAACCGAAGTCTAATGGCTGGCAGTAAAATCACACGGAAGAACGATTTGTGGGGCCTGCTGCGTGGATTACGATCGATCGGGAAAAGGTTTGTTTGGTAGAAAATTGCCCAAACTTTCACAGCATCCATAGCATGAAACGAACATAAGAGGTGTAGCTAGAAATGTGTTTTAAAGAACGATATTTGAAGGCATCATTTAGATATCTTCAAGCCATAGTTATGTATGATTTTGTCTCTTTTCGAATGTACAGTCagtatgcttttcttttttaaagaAGTAAACACCTAGCGCAAAATATAGGACAGCAAAGCTCTATGAAAATGATCGTGCGAAGTGTGCACGACGATCCATTCCGCATCCCAATCCCTCACTTATTTTCCTTACCAGCGTCGAAGCTTTtaccgagcagcagcaaatgctTCTGGTTCTTTCGCAAATTAACGTCCGCTAAGTGGCTGCCAAAGCCaaatatttttccctcccgttcACGCTCTCTACGCGCGGGATGAGCCTTCCAAAGCTcccgggaaagaaaaaaaaaacgtccgaAAGGTGAAAGAAAACCGATTTGGCCCAATTACATTGACATGATTTTTGGCATGCCACTGCAGCCGCACATCCCGGAGGCGTGCGGCCATTAAACGCGGCACGGACGCCAAAGTTCAACTCAtcaccgtttttccaccccggggTCGTGGAATCGAGCGTGCGAGGGCGGCATCTTGCgagcagtgttttttttttcgcctctgGCTCTGGCTTGCTTTCGAGGCTAATGaaatgtttccgtttttgaTCGTTATCGCGGCCCGGCGCCAGCAGTTTAACGGCACCGTTCGATGGCCACTTCCGCCCCAGGGGTGCGCCATTTGCTCCCGAGCTGACCGCGAGGCGAGGTGTAAAgtgggcaaaagaaaaggaacacgGTAAGGGAAAAAATATGCGCGCATTTAACCCCGAGGGCATCGGGTACCACCGTCGTGGGGTAGCACGGGAAACGTACAATTTTCGGCCCGGCCACGGCACTAGCACTGGCACTGCCTGGCCACCGGTAACCCAATTCCGGCCGGCTCGGGAATGGTGCGGCCCCGAAATGACAGACCAGCCCGCAAATAGCATTCTTGGGTGTACTTATGGCGGAAAGGCAgggcttttttctcatttagagGAGGAGATATTTGCTTTTTACTGGCACTTGAACTCTGGCGAGACGTTCATCTGCCTCCGGAGCATGAGAGAGGAAATTGAACCGAAGCATCCACCCGATGTGTGCTGAATTATTCACACTTTTTGCGTACgaggtttttgtgtttgggttttctCATTCGATGGACTTTGTTTTGCAACGTTTCTTTGGGGAATGTTACGGTTTCCCAGCACCACTGAGGAAGAGATTTAGCTGGCGGAAATTCAATCCATTTTGACAGAAGAGAATTAAAAACCTAAGCCTGTGACAGGTTGACATCATGAATTCGTTCAAACCGTCACCGATGGAGACCAGCGACCGGAAACAATAACATTATGGAGCACGTTGAACGGCTGATCCGATCTTGAGCGAGATCTCGTTCGACGCCGGAAATCACCAGCCAAATTCTCCCGTGGCGGTAATTCGAACTCTTCCGATCGGCAACCAAACAGGAAATAAACCACCCGTGTCGTTCGTTGCGCAACGTGTCTTTCgtcccctgtttttttttttgcatgttccCCGATCGTGGCCACATAATCGGCTCGCATTAGTCGCGCCAACAACAACGAGCTATGCCAAAGCGGCACCCGTCAAAACATCGCTAATTGATCGCGACGCCACAGCGACGAAAATGATGACGGCaacgacgactacgacgacgtCTTGTGGCCCACGTGGTTCCGCAAACCACGCACCACGTGGTTGCGCAAGGGAAGcccgttttcgctttcgcttggCGGACGAACTCTTTCCCACCGATCCTGGCGCGTTCCGGTAGCGATCAACGACTTCTCGTTAGAGCGAAACGTTTCGCTCTCGGATGCatcgaaattgaaattttctccTCATTAAGGCTGGCACCCGGCGCGCGCACGCTGGCGTGGTAACGATGGTGAGCTGCTGGCGGGAAATCGGATGCGCTgctgatgggtggaaaaacgccgACGCATGACGAATGATACGGTGGTATCGCAGGTGTTGGGGTTGCGGGGGCTacgaattttgtttattattttcggCGCCGCCGTACCTCGGAAAGGTACGCTTAGAAATAAATTAGAAATCTCACTTTCGGTACCCTTTCTGCCTCGCCGGCAGGGCCTAATGTCTAATGGAAGTGCGCCAGGTGCAAATGTCTCGATCGGTGCCCGcggcgtgtatgtgtttgaTTGTGTGGGCACCTTTTTATTCGCTATCCTCTTCCGCTGCTCGCTGGGTGTTAAAATGCTCAACAAATGCCCAGCTTTTTGACTGATACTCCTGTGGATGGGAAAAGAGCGTGAAAGAAGGTGTTAGCGGGGGCTTTTTGGAGTCAATTTCCGTGCGCGGCTCATTAGGCAAAATGGGGTTGCCCAGCTGCCCAGGTGTCGTTCAAATTGTGCACGCCATTatggggtttcatttttccgaccCGAGGTGTTGATGATATCGGAAAATGTGCTGCATTGAATTCATGAATTGATACATCGTTCGGCGGCATCAAGATGATGGATTGTTAGTGATGCTTGAGTAGATGATATATTTACAAGCGTGGTAATTAGCAAGTTGAACATACAATTCAGGGAGAATTGTATGGAGAATTATTCATTACTTTCTATTGATGGTTGGAAGATGGCTTTACGAAGATGTATCATATTCAAAAACATATTGTAAATTTTTCGCACAATATGGAAACAAAAGTTTTGATAAcattgaaaattatgcaacacGCATGACAGATCAGAACCAGTCGTAACAATTGCAGCGTCcttgttatttgtttcataACGCGTTGCCCTTCTTAACAAAGCACGTTTTGGCCACTTTTTAATCGGTAGTAACAGATTGCAATAGAAACCCATTTACGTACTGCCATTTTCTCGACAGAGCCTTGGAAAAGTTTGAGACAAACTACTACTTACTTGGCTTTGCTCCGCACCGGTTGGCGCACTCCAGTTTGTACTCATTGTGGTAGGTGGTGTGGTCGGTTCCGCACACCGGATTGTACTGCGACAGGGTCAAACAGTTGGACATACAGCCGTAGAAGCTGCGTGACCTCGGTGCTGGCTTATCCTCGGCATCCTCCGTCGACAGCGTTGCGAGTGGGCGTTCTGTGGCCATCGGCCTGACGCCTGGCCAGTCTGTGTTCGTCTCCAGAGCGTGCGTCG encodes:
- the LOC128726974 gene encoding uncharacterized protein LOC128726974 — encoded protein: MERNGRSALAVVLLIAAAALLLALTDATAEALPGRARRHSPWLNRAPNTFMLGKKFARNRPSAGTTHALETNTDWPGVRPMATERPLATLSTEDAEDKPAPRSRSFYGCMSNCLTLSQYNPVCGTDHTTYHNEYKLECANRCGAKPRVSVKKLGIC